GTGGTGTTTACTTCCAACCTGGCTATTTAAAAATGCCAGCAGTTCATTTACCATCCATTGCTCTGTGGTCTTTGTCCCTAGCCTTCTCTAACGTCGATCCTGCCGTTGACTGATCGAGATTTGCACTCTATTCATTGCTAATTTCAATTAAATCTAAATTGAATTTCATTGAACATCACATAAGCGTTTCCTCCAAATTAATGATTACGAGTACaacattatttattgtatatACACACAATTATATGCAATATTGCTAAAAAGCCAAAACATGTGCAGTCAGATGCGATTAAATGATGGAACCACATACCCAGAGGGAATCCTTCTCATTCCACATGATGTCTAACCCCACCCTGGCTTCGATTTTCACATAAGAGACACTTCTTTCCATTAAAATTCCAAAGTTGTTGTAAGGTAGAATGACACTAGAGGCAAAAAAATATCCCAGTCAGACAATAACAAAGACataaacataataataacaataatagatCACCAGATAATGAAAAGAGACACTAGCAAATCAGACTCACGGTTCGCCATTGACTTTAATGGAGGTGTCTAATTCCAGGAGGAGCTCGGACAGTTGTATAGTGACCTTCTTAAGGCTGATGACCCCATTCTTCTCTTGCCGTTGGAGCTGAATATTGAATTCCTCAGAGCTTCCCTTGCAATTGCTTGCAAAGACGTAGATACAATTGTAGGGGAGCTGGAAGTAATCACCATCAAAAGACTTGAAATGGTAGTTTCCCCATGTACTGCAGAACTGAGCAGTGTGAGAGGATCTCACGTCTGGTTCCCCAAGAAAAGAACATTCATTTCAGCAGAAGCTCAAACTGCATTTGGTATTTTTTTAGTTTGCAATCTTTCATAAAAAAACATACCTGTCATAccttaaagaaaataaagtatACTTTTtatatcaaacaaaaacatattatttcaatttttttaaTCCTCTGATTGGCTACAGTATATACTTGTTATAGTTACATTATGAGTTTGGACTGGATATACCAGCTGAGAGTACTTACTAAAGCTCCATACAGGCAGTCCAAGGCccaagaggagccagagcatCTCCCATCTAGCAGGCATCGTGGTCGCTTCCTGGGAAGACCTTTGAGCCGAATAATGCTACATGATCCGTGTCACATTTATATATCTTATTGAATGTTTGTTATTTAGGAGGGGTGGACATACATGTTGCTTGTCAGTCAtcgtgtttaaaaaataaaaaactcttTAAGTCCCACCCTCTGAAGAAGCTTCTTACACCAACACTTCTGTGTCTCACACAAATCTTACTTAAGCTCCGAGATGACCTGAACTTTCATCACTCTATTTACGTTAATCTTTGGTAAACATGATCAAATTCCTGTTAGAGCAATAATTTCACCTGAACTGTCACGCAGTTCTCTTGGGATAATTGTTTAATTCAGATCCTTGTTTGAGAAGAGGAAGATTGCCGCATGCTGCACAACATATTTAAACAAGAGCCACGCACCTTTCTTTTTAAAGCAGAGAATTGTAATCTTTAAATTGAGTGTCAACATGTTATTGAACACAAATTAATCCGCTTAAATCCTTGAGTAAATTGTATCATTAGGCCGTACCTTGATTACTACAggctaatgggggggggggggggggcgaccttTTGGGGATGTAAGTGCCGTGAGGTGTGCCTTCAAAGTACTTGTGAATATGTTATTGACAAGAAATATACTTTCAATAAATAGATAGTCATTTTAAATTGACAATTTGTTATTAAAACTAAAATGAATAAGCAAACAGTATTTGGATtggcacaaacaaaaaaataacagagGTGAGACTGAAACAGAGttgcatcattttatttgaatggatatatatatatactgtctATAATGGTCAATACATTGAAagagattgattgattgttacAACTGTAAAGGAAGAGTTTTCACATCTTTAAACCAGCGTGACGCTTCGTCTCTTGCGAGGGACAGGTCCCGTGCAGAGGCTTTGACCACAGCTGCACTCCTCCACATAGACGTATGTGTAGGGAACCACATCCCCATTCAGGCAGTTCAGATCAACCGTGCGGTTGCTGGATCGTGTCTCTTTACAGCAGGAGcaggaatggctcattaaagAGGAGGATTCAGAGTACCTGTGGGAAGCAAAGGAAATATTGATGAATAAAGTCAGGTTTTATTTTCATGGGTTCGATTGTGACTTTACATAAGAATGCAAAACACTGTCATCCTTACTTGTAAGTGAAAGTGTTGCAGGATCCTTCACAGTATGGCATGTCGACCTCGTTGTTAGATTGACAATCCTTGTGCGTAACCTTGCTTTTCAAGGGAAACATCTTGCAGGCCGTTGTCTTCTCCACACCTTTTGTGAGGAGACACACAATTAGCTTTTCATCTAAGTGCACTGTGCCTAAAGATTAAGATtagttttattgtcattatgtttttacactttttacactgcaaacacacaacgaaattccattttcaccctattacaagggccccttgaaacaaacacacacatgatgcaTATATGTGCATAGGGGCCCCAGAGTAtgcagagagggcatagggtgaaggcgccgccctGATCGATGCACTCGGAACAATTAGCAATTGCTCAaaggcacctcggcagtgctctgagggtaaagcTGGCCCCATTCCAGCCACCAGCTTACATTCCTCATTTCATTTGAGCTTGGACTTGAACGGTGAACTGGTGGACTActctgcttcccagcccaaAGCCCAACCCACTGAACCACTGCCACCCCGAAAATAAGCAGAATGCCATACTCACAGACTTTACAACAGCCCTCCGGTGAAGTTTGAATGGTAtcctgaggagaaagaaaatccACGGCATCAACAAACGTTGGTTTATCTGCTGCTCTGACACGCAGCCAATTCAGACTTTCTACGAGGGACACTTACAGGTAGACAGTTGCTCTGCTGGAACGGTGGGCAGACAATGTGTGAACGGAACACTGTGAAAGTGTCTTCGTTCTTAATGCAGGTGAAGAGCTCGCACTTATTCTCAAATGGTGACCAGGTTTGTCCTGGCTGGAGAGCAGTGAGGTGGacgaacagacacacacacaagccacaACATTTTCAGGAAGGCTTCAAATCAGAACTCAGAAAACATAGCAAATGCAACTGACCGTCAAGAGCTGTTGAGTATCGTTAGTGTTTAGGATGCAGTGTGTCTGCAAACACCTCCCACAGCATACATCGGCTGCTGTTTCCACATATGCATAGCCctgagagaaagggaggaattAAATTACCGAAAGCAGCCTTACAAATTCACCATCctggcaaacacacaaataaaatcacactGCACTTATTGCGTGTTTGAGTGTAATGACATCATTTCCCGTACCAATTTGCAGGACGTTGAACATGTCTGAAACTCGCAGTCTATTTTTAATAGACCAGTTTTGCTGTCGATCTCATTTGTACAGACGCAATCCTGACACAAAATGCCAGGAACCATTGCATCGGGCTAGGAAAGGAGGAAAGCGTGTTCACTCACATGCTTTTGCACAAGGAGCATTTGTATCAGTGTGTCAGAAATAATTCCATGCTAGATGTGTAGCGACAAAATATTTGAGAAATCATCGCTCTATTTCCATTTCTTACTTACCTGATATTCAAGGCCTTTGTGGACGCAAACCTTTTTaggttctaaaaaaaaaaaaaaagcaaggcaaTGAAAATTACCTAACTATGTCTCTGCTAGAATTAGGGTTCATAGATGTCAAATTAATTAGGCTCACCACATGTTCGCACTGGGCAGCATTTCCCCTCAGGAACAGTGACACTTGGAATATAACCGACTTGACAGTTCATGTCAATGAATGGGCAAGTACTGACTTGACATTCTTTGAAGGTGATGAGATAATGAAGGCAAATAATTATTGTGCATCCTCAAGAATGTACACAGCATTTCTGAAAACCGAAAATGTGCATTGATACAAGTCTTACGGCAAACAAAGGCAGCACAGCAGGGGTCCGAAGGATTTGTTTGGTTGACAAGGACAAACCCTGGATCAGTGCATTTCTCCACAGGTGGTTTCGGACACTCCTTTGGAGTACATATCACCGTCTTGGTGGACTCCAGACAGATGCAGTCTTGACATTTGTACTCAAACCTCTCATTGAACTGGAAGACAACGACACAGCAATGACTTCACTGTCTCTTACAAGCAAATGACGCAGACTCGGGTTTTAATTGAACACGAATAGAGACTCGCCTCACGGGGGATCCCCTCAGGATCAAGACATCCTGTCGGAAAACAAGTAATCCCGTTGGACTTTGTGACACAAAATATTCAGCTCACCAATAAGACTCGGCGATCCGCCATACTTACCACACTTAGCAACACACAAGTCAGATTCTTTGTTGAAGAGTTTCATGCCATCAGGACAAAAGCAGCCCTCAGTAGTGAAGTTCAGAGTTGGGTCATTAGGGCTGTGATGTTCAATCAACATAAAAGCAGTTCACATATATTCTTAAAGAATTATTTAACAGCTGTCTTGCAGTACTTCATTTACATAACAAAGATCATATATTATTGTGGTCACTTTTGATCGTTGTGTCAGGATTTACTCATCTGAACTGTGGGATAGGCTTTTCGTTGAAACTTACTTGTCTTCGCAGGTTGGCTGTTCTGCTGGACCACAGGGCTTGTAAATTTTGTTTGATGAACAGCTGTTTGCTATTAGGGaagaaaagtttattttttaatacatacctactctttctaaaaaaaaacatgtgcagCAGCATGTGCAATGTGTGCTCGATTAAACAAAAGTGAAACTAATGTTTGAATTCAGGAGGgcaaatgagtaaaaaaaaaaagaagaaatttgGAAACAGTTTTCAACTAATTTAAGACTGTGGTTTAGTAGTGACTACAAAGTTTACTCGTCTAAGTTGCACGGATTCTGAGAAAATCTTTCCCCATTGATGtttgatggacagatggactgCCAGAGAAAATCAATCTCAATACCTCTGACCAATTTGGTGTTGAGGTCGACTTGGAGATGTGTCGTAATGAGGGTTGCTTACTACATAGTGTGGTGTGGTTCCTCCAGTTTAGGCAAATTCCAGCCTGAGCACAGACAGCAGCATAAGTCTGCAAACTTGTGCACTCCACTGCTGGGTTGGAAACATGGCAGCTATCAAAAACGCAAGCTTGGTAGAAATGATCAGGAGAGACAACTGGATGGCATTCTGCAAAGACGCTGTGAAggcaaaagacacacaaatgcaaTGTAAAGTAATATCAAGGTATTTGAATGGCAGTGTGCTAAGGTTATTGACAATATGCAGTATTTTGACTGTGAATCAGATGCCCACCTGCTTTTAAGAAGATCACACATGGAGTCTGGGTTGCAAGGTGAAAAGGTTGGCTCTGGTTCAGGCATGCTAGTTGGCAGAACAGGAGGTACCTTGCAGTCGGGTTGGTAAATGTGTTTTGCAAGCCAATAGTCAGCCATCACAGCACAGCTTTGCACCAGCTTGCCATCAGGCAACATGCAATCATCTGCCTGGTCGTTGTTGCATGTTCCTGGAAGAAGAGTCACAAGAATTCATCACAAATATCATGTCATTCAACATGGCTGCCGTAGAGAAATCTTACCACAATGGCCTTGTGTGTTTTGGCCAAAGTATTCAAAAGGGAGGTAGACACTAAAGCCAGTTATTCCAAATGTTACGATCACGTTTAGGTGAGGGATCTCAAAAATCAAATTCAAGCCGGAAGACAAGACTTTAAAACCTGGTGGCCTATAAGGTAGCTTCAAAGGCTTCCCATCTTTGAGTGCCTGCAGGGAcaaataatatgacatgaaaaaaatgatcctttatagttttttttctccatctacACTGTCTCATAACTTTCTCCTTTCAGTCAATCTGAAATGAAGTCTTCATATGAACATCCATACCTCTAACTGCACTGCTCCAATTAGGTTGTGATTGATAAGTGTGATAACTTGTGATGAGTATGATATGATTAATGACCGTGGACAAGACACGTCTTCAGTGGGATCACAAAAGACATTTTCAATATAAATCTTCAAGTTCACTTTTGGCAAAATCTCTTCCATCAAGACATAACTACAGTTTCCTTGATAACTGTAGTAGAGGCCATCAAATGTGATGTAATGAGGATCTCCCCACCCTTCACATTCACctgaaaagacagagaaaagttCAAAGTGTAAAATTCATATACACTGTAAACATATGAGACAGTAAATATCTAAAGGATGGCTTACAATCGCAAGCAGATTGTTGACAGCAGTGCCGTTTATCCCACACGAGAACAGGTTCCTTCCCATTCAAGCAGGTAATGTCCTTAATGGGTGGACATTCATATGGAATAATTTCAATTATGTTGTCCTCAATGCATCTGGCCATTAAGCAATCACACAACCAGAAGGTCTCATTTTGCTGatgtgaagaaagaaaatggagtAAAGTCATATATTGCCGCACGTTACAATGTACAgaatgtttgctgttttgaagGAATAACGTAAAATAGTCCATCAATACATTAAGATTCTTACAGTTACATTCCACTGAGGGCATCCAGGCACTCCAGGTGTGGTTGAAGGTATGGATGCAGATGTGGATGTCGGCGTGGGTGTAGGCATGGTCGTGCTGCAAATTGCAGTACTGTTTTGTATTTGACAAATTTCCGAACATATCATTGTAAGACATATACCCGATCCAATGTATTCCTTGTCAATTATAATCTCCcctaaaggtcagaaaaaaaatgaagagtATATTATAGAGTGGCAATTCTTAAAATATTATGGCATATACTGTATAGCTTGCTGCTATCAAACACATATTTaacatatttgttttcataCCTGGAAGATAATGCTTTGCGTTAAATGTACAGATGCATTCTGTAGTGATACTTGTGGCTGTAGTGGTTGCTTcagttgtagtggattcagttggtggtttggtagatgcagttgttgttgctacagttgtagtggattcagttggtggtttggtagatgcagttgttgttgctacagttgtagtggattcagtcggtggtttggtagatgcagtggttgttgctacagttgtagtggattcagtcggtggtttggtagatgcagtggttgttgctacagttgtagtggattcagtcggtggtttggtagatgcagtggttgttgctacagttgtagtggattcagttggtggtttggtagatgcagttgttgttgctacagttgtagtggattcagttggtggtttggtagatgcagttgttgttgcttcagttgtagtggattcagttggtggtttggtagatgcagttgttgttgctacagttgtagtggattcagttggtggtttggtagatgcagttgttgttgctacagttgtagtggattcagttggtggtttggtagatgcagtggttgttgctacagttgtagtggattcagttggtggtttggtagatgcagttgttgttgcttcagttgtagtggattcagttggtggtttggtagatgcagttgttgttgctacagttgtagtggattcagttggtggtttggtagatgcagtggttgttgctacagttgtagtggattcagttggtggtttggtagatgcagtggttgttgctacagttgtagtggattcagtcggtggtttggtagatgcagtggttgttgctacagttgtagtggattcagttggtggtttggtagatgcagtggttgttgctacagttgtagtggattcagttggtggtttggtagatgcagtggttgttgctacagttgtagtggattcagTTGGTGGTTCGGTAgatgcagttgttgttgctacagttgtagtggattcagttggtggtttggtagatgcagtggttgttgctacagttgtagtggattcagTTGGTGGTTTGGTAGATGCAGTGGTTGTTGCTTGAGTTGTAGTGGATTCAGTTGGTGGTTTGGTAGATGCAGTGGTTGTTGCTACAGTTGTAGTGGATACAGTTGGTGGTGTTGTGGATCCACAGTCTGGAATACAACATACTCGGATCTTATAGTTCAAGCACTTTTTTGGACGAGCTGTCTGGTCCTGATATCTACATATTAAACCATAGTCCAGGTGGCAACTAACAACTTGTCCAGTTTCATTCTTAAACTCTTCAAAGTCCCAGTGAGGGTAACCTATAGCCTGACACTCAATTTCTTCTTTATATTTACAAATTTCAAGTCCACTGTTTGTGATGTTGTCATATGTTTCCCAGTCACTTCTGTCTACTCTTGGGTCATGAACATCATACCAGTCTGACCACTTACACTCAGGAGTGCATGTTGTAGTGGGAGAGGTTGTAgatgcagttgttgttgcttcagttgtagtggattcagTCGGTGGTTTGGTAGATGCAGTGGTTGTTGCTTCAGTTGTAGTGGATACAGTTGGTGGTTTGGTAgatgcagttgttgttgctacagttgtagtggattcagttggtggtttggtagatgcagtggttgttgctacagttgtagtggattcagTTGGTGGTTTGGTAGATGCAGTGGTTGTTGCTTcagttgtagtggattcagTTGGTGGTTTGGTAGATGCAGTGGTTGTTGCTTcagttgtagtggattcagttggtggtttggtagatgcagttgttgttgctTCAGTTGTAGTGGATACAGTTGGTGGTTTGGTAgatgcagttgttgttgcttcagttgtagtggattcagttggtggtttggtagatgcagtggttgttgctacagttgtagtggattcagtcggtggtttggtagatgcagttgttgttgctacagttgtagtggattcagttggtggtttggtagatgcagtggttgttgctacagttgtagtggattcagTTGGTGGTTCGGTAgatgcagttgttgttgctacagttgtagtggattcagttggtggtttggtagatgcagtggttgttgctacagttgtagtggattcagTTGGTGGTTTGGTAGATGCAGTGGTTGTTGCTTGAGTTGTAGTGGATTCAGTTGGTGGTTTGGTAGATGCAGTGGTTGTTGCTACAGTTGTAGTGGATACAGTTGGTGGTGTTGTGGATCCACAGTCTGGAATACAACATACTCGGATCTTATAGTTCAAGCACTTTTTTGGACGAGCTGTCTGGTCCTGATATCTACATATTAAACCATAGTCCAGGTGGCAACTAACAACTTGTCCAGTTTCATTCTTAAACTCTTCAAAGTCCCAGTGAGGGTAACCTATAGCCTGACACTCAATTTCTTCTTTATATTTACAAATTTCAAGTCCACTGTTTGTGATGTTGTCATATGTTTCCCAGTCACTTCTGTCTACTCTTGGGTCATGAACATCATACCAGTCTGACCACTTACACTCAGGAGTGCATGTTGTAGTGGGAGAGGTTGTAGATGCAGTGGTTGTTGCTTcagttgtagtggattcagTCGGTGGTTCGGTAGATGCAGTGGTTGTAGTCACTTGTGTTGTAGTAGAACGTGGAGTCGTTGATGATGTTGGTGGGGTGGTTGTAGAGCCGCAGATATAACTTCCATTTATCACCGTATGATTGATGCAGATTGCATAGTAGCACTTTCCCATGTCGTCATTCACATTGTAAATAACGTCATTCTCCTCATACAAAGTCCCATTGAAATAGCAACCCGCACAGATATCTACACAAGTCTGGTTCCGCTCATCATATATGGGCTTGTCTTCAGGACAGATAGGATAACATCCTGCAAAAATCAAGACGCAAAATATTAcacacagtggttagcgctgttgcctcacaggttCGATTCCATCTTGGGGCCTTtccgtgaggagtttgcatgttctttccGTGTCtgccagcttcctcccaccaccaaaaacatgcatctaattatttacactaaattgtccgtaggtgtgtgtgtgtgtgaatgattgtctgtctgtgtgtggcagcttgtccagggtgtaccctgcctctcgcccattcaCTGcagggataagctccagcatgaatgaatgaatgaataaattatctTGGTTTTTGGTATTATTGTTTTCTATCTGGTTTGATTCTATTCTTTAACACTGAATCTGGTGGGGTAGTTGaaacataattttttattttgtcatgaaGTGAGTAAAGTTCAACATTTTAGATTTAGTTTCTTAAGATATTAGATAAATCTATGATATTTATCATCATTAAAAGACCATAGATAAACTCTTACCTTCCAGGTTCGGTGTAGGGTTGCTACAAATTCCGTCCGGATTTAAACAGGTCTTGTAGCAAGGTGTGTGACAAGGGTTGTAGTGCCACTGGCATTCCTCTGGCTTGTTGTAATAATCACAGTAGATCGCTAGGAGGAACCATTTCAGGGTATGTTAGAATTTAAACAAAGGAAATGATTATTCAAATCAGTAGCTCAACTTCTGCATAAAGTGTCAAAAGGAGATGAAGTAAAATATAAATCTTAATCTATACCCTATATTCtcagattatatttattttcaggaaaCGGCAGCTACGTATCATAGATTCAGTAATACTTTGTTCATTCAACTACGTACTAGTTGTAttatgtattaaaataaaactgtcttAGAAATAtgcctttttttaaaaccatgTGCTAGTGTCTATTGAGATTCTGTAATTTGTAAATGCATTTGATCATGCATATATtaagattaatatatatatatgtatatatatatatatatataaaaaacagcTGCATGAAAAATATCCTATTCATACACACACTATATGTGTCATGCACCCTATTAAATATGTAACTTAAAGACTTTCAGGATCTGCAGAAAAGGTTGTGAAACCTCAGGTTAATAGTGGGCTAAAATGTCAGTTTACTTACGACAGAGTTCTGGAGTTCTCCATGCAATGCAGGCACCAGCCTCATTACAGGCCTGGGCATAAGCTGCAACGGCTGTGCAGAAACATTCACAGTCTCCTCCAGAGTCACAGGCACATGAGTCTTTCACACAGTTGTCAAGAAATGAACGATGATCTACCTGTTATCAAAATAATCAGATTTATCAAAACATACTTAACCACAGAATTTTAAATTAGAAACCAAACCTTTTATTACCTTGCTGTGGCAGTCTTTGAACATTTCTCCAGATATCATGCTGCACATCATTTTTGCCCAGTGTTGTCGATGGGGTCTTTCTAAACAAgcatcaacattcatttccacatcgGGACAGGTGTGTGATGTCTTCCAGCTGTTCGCAAATTCGAACACACTGCTCACTATTAGCTGACTGCTGGTGGTGAAGTCATTCTCTCCATCGCCATCAAAGTTTCCACACAGGCCACATACCTGTCCCTGcgtaggcaaaaaaaaaaaaggtaatgaCTTGTTCACCACTGCATGCAGATACTGTCAATGCTGTAATGCATTACACGGAACAGACATTTTCTGGTCattaatgttataataataataactaacTCTAGCAGCTGAtttccctcctaactggatttacaccatccacattgGGATCTGGATCATAAGCAAAACATTATGaaatgttcttggtatctttatacaccaaccatgaaaagtaaaagtgaatcggagttgtatttttcacagatttttaaatccgtaaatggggttgtcaatgttaaaatgtaatattttttcctgacctcattctgcatcCGATcaagattaaatttggtggtaagatagagatccccgcctgacatgactgtgttaaatttgggtcaataatcaaccaagatattgaggaactaaatttgaagctccatttactgcaatgttactgagtTTCAGAATCCATGATCTCTTCTAGATTATGAacaaaatgtcatcatctgttcccggtaagattcccaacatttcctaaaagtTTCATCCAGTTCCATCCAGAATTTTTCGAGTTATCTTCCTAACAGATGTACAGGCAAATgccggcgaaaacataacctccttagcGGAGGTAATAACAATATTATAACTGTTGTAGTGTG
The sequence above is drawn from the Brachionichthys hirsutus isolate HB-005 chromosome 5, CSIRO-AGI_Bhir_v1, whole genome shotgun sequence genome and encodes:
- the LOC137894014 gene encoding intestinal mucin-like protein encodes the protein MPTPTPTSTSASIPSTTPGVPGCPQWNVTQNETFWLCDCLMARCIEDNIIEIIPYECPPIKDITCLNGKEPVLVWDKRHCCQQSACDCECEGWGDPHYITFDGLYYSYQGNCSYVLMEEILPKVNLKIYIENVFCDPTEDVSCPRSLIISYSSQVITLINHNLIGAVQLEALKDGKPLKLPYRPPGFKVLSSGLNLIFEIPHLNVIVTFGITGFSVYLPFEYFGQNTQGHCGTCNNDQADDCMLPDGKLVQSCAVMADYWLAKHIYQPDCKVPPVLPTSMPEPEPTFSPCNPDSMCDLLKSSVFAECHPVVSPDHFYQACVFDSCHVSNPAVECTSLQTYAAVCAQAGICLNWRNHTTLCTNSCSSNKIYKPCGPAEQPTCEDNPNDPTLNFTTEGCFCPDGMKLFNKESDLCVAKCGCLDPEGIPREFNERFEYKCQDCICLESTKTVICTPKECPKPPVEKCTDPGFVLVNQTNPSDPCCAAFVCQCQVSTCPFIDMNCQVGYIPSVTVPEGKCCPVRTCEPKKVCVHKGLEYQPDAMVPGILCQDCVCTNEIDSKTGLLKIDCEFQTCSTSCKLGYAYVETAADVCCGRCLQTHCILNTNDTQQLLTPGQTWSPFENKCELFTCIKNEDTFTVFRSHIVCPPFQQSNCLPDTIQTSPEGCCKVCVEKTTACKMFPLKSKVTHKDCQSNNEVDMPYCEGSCNTFTYKYSESSSLMSHSCSCCKETRSSNRTVDLNCLNGDVVPYTYVYVEECSCGQSLCTGPVPRKRRSVTLV